The Lucilia cuprina isolate Lc7/37 chromosome 5, ASM2204524v1, whole genome shotgun sequence genome includes a window with the following:
- the LOC111676975 gene encoding cell division cycle protein 27 homolog gives MILQEPVQAAIWHCLNHYDHKDAVFLAERLCSEVETDETIFILATSYYRSNLIHQTYWLLREKSRRSPQCRFLQAKCAYQLKKYSEAECALTINGFGDMKNCFDDIIKEFGEIACFVLQLIAQICVKTERNKIATMALRKALKLNPFMWQAFADLCQLGEYLDANSIFHIPNTDIFNTCQGNVNTNSMILFGSGGVGGGCGSANLGSLNESGNINYSNFGTTNTNISVDGGFISQLSNSSNYILSTPIEQQIQPPSNNIGLGALQALTTPNNNNNNNLNSSISMLRGTNVVQSVGSGGNGGGGVGQGNGQQNSSMMMLDDTPVGYTTNSDQTSITAQGQQQQFDGGAGTPFRKQFKYLSAMSPTTPSFGVLPINSPCGGDSSFLGSLGAGHTQTNLNITNSPLPQTLAEVNQEQKVIGKKIKGHVSSLIHRKETSTNAGGGSKPSVFTQTGNITPRTPNNSGNVSNVPNIPNAAVRRSSRLFSHSAYSVKENNKSPNISNKFVQPRSPPRKTKTRMGKICLNNELIEDKSNANQTNADKVSEKNIRKDKEKVETITSAQTGNNRSNEDAKVQLNNSLNNAQTMTHHLLALKKQSADGLMTLMRDLGEGFKQLAHFQCKGAIKHLEATIPKHHFSSSWVQSLIGMCHYELREYENAVAIFKRIHEQEPYRLDYMEIYSSSLWHLQKEVSLSALAQDLINQDKTSPITWCVAGNCFSLHKEHETAIKFFKRAVQVDPEFVYSYTLLGHELVLTEELDRAMDYFRSAVVRDPRHYNAWFGIGTIYSKQEKYELAELHYIKALKINPQNSVILVHIGAMQYFMQKKEQALQTLNTAATLDPKNPLARFHRGSIYFSLGKHQEALKELEELKEIVPKESVVFYLIGKIHKTLGNVDSALMHFSWATDLDPKGANNQIKDAFDSMSHPCCPTSMNDPGLDADLEPISERSDESTQAQDVNYDSDF, from the exons atgaTTCTCCAAGAACCAGTACAG GCTGCCATATGGCATTGTCTCAATCACTATGATCACAAGGATGCAGTATTTCTGGCAGAGCGTTTATGTTCAGAag TGGAGACGGATGAAACCATTTTTATCTTAGCCACCAGCTATTATCGTTCAAATCTCATACATCAAACCTATTGGCTACTGCGAGAGAAATCACGCCGTTCGCCACAATGTCGCTTCTTACAGGCAAAATGTGCCTATCAACTTAAGAAATATTCCGAAGCCGAATGTGCTTTAACCATCAATGGTTTTGGTGATATGAAGAATTGTTTCGACGATATCATCAAGGAATTCGGTGAAATAGCATGTTTTGTTCTACAGTTAATTGCGCAGATTTGCGTTAAAACAGAACGTAATAAAATAGCCACTATGGCATTACGCAAGGCATTGAAATTGAATCCGTTTATGTGGCAAGCATTTGCCGATCTCTGTCAGTTGGGTGAATACCTAGATGCAAATAGTATTTTTCATATACCGAATACTGATATATTCAATACATGCCAAGGTAATGTAAATACAAATTCGATGATACTGTTCGGCAGTGGTGGCGTTGGAGGAGGCTGCGGAAGCGCAAATCTTGGCAGTCTAAATGAAAGCGgtaatataaattattcaaatttcggtacaacaaatacaaatatttcagtGGATGGTGGTTTTATTAGTCAATTGAGTAATAGTTCAAATTATATACTCTCCACACCCATAGAACAGCAAATACAGCCGCCTTCTAATAACATTGGCCTGGGAGCCTTACAGGCCCTTACCACaccaaataataataacaataacaatttaaatagttCCATATCAATGCTAAGAGGTACGAATGTTGTACAGAGTGTGGGTAGTGGAGGTAATGGGGGAGGTGGTGTTGGTCAAGGAAATGGGCAACAGAACAGCAGTATGATGATGTTGGACGATACTCCAGTGGGTTATACCACAAATTCCGATCAAACTAGCATTACGGCACaaggacaacaacaacaatttgatGGTGGTGCTGGTACACCATTCCGCAAACAATTCAAATATCTATCTGCAATGTCACCCACAACACCCAGTTTTGGTGTTCTACCCATTAACAGTCCGTGTGGTGGAGATTCTTCATTTTTGGGCAGTCTAGGTGCTGGTCACACACAAACCAATTTAAATATAACGAATTCCCCATTACCCCAAACACTGGCCGAAGTCAATCAAGAACAAAAAGTAATAGGCAAGAAGATAAAGGGACATGTTAGTTCTTTAATCCATCGCAAAGAAACTTCAACAAATGCTGGTGGGGGCAGTAAACCTTCGGTGTTTACTCAAACTGGTAATATAACTCCACGTACACCCAACAATAGTGGTAATGTTTCAAATG TTCCTAATATTCCTAATGCTGCTGTGAGGCGAAGTTCCCGTCTCTTTAGCCATAGTGCTTACTCAGTCAAGGAAAACAACAAATCGCCCAATATATCAAATAAGTTCGTTCAGCCACGTTCACCGCCACGTAAAACTAAAACTCGTATGGGCAAAATATGTCTAAACAATGAACTTATTGAAGACAAATCGAATGCCAATCAAACAAATGCAGATAAAGTTAGCGAAAAGAATATACGCAAAGATAAAGAAAAAGTGGAAACCATAACTTCAGCTCAAACGGGCAACAATCGCTCGAATGAGGATGCCAAAGTGCAGCTGAACAACAGTTTAAATAATGCCCAAACTATGACCCATCACCTGCTAGCCCTAAAAAAACAATCAGCCGATGGTCTGATGACCCTAATGCGTGATCTAGGCGAAGGCTTTAAGCAATTGGCACATTTTCAGTGTAAAGGCGCCATTAAACACCTAGAGGCTACAATACCAAAACATCATTTTTCTTCCAGTTGGGTGCAATCATTGATCGGCATGTGCCATTACGAATTGAGAGAATATGAAAATGCGGTGGCGATATTTAAACGTATACACGAGCAGGAGCCTTATCGTTTAGATTATATGGAAATATATTCCTCCTCCTTGTGGCACTTGCAGAAAGAGGTGAGTCTTTCGGCCTTGGCCCAAGATCTAATAAATCAAGATAAAACCTCACCCATAACATGGTGTGTGGCGGGTAATTGTTTTTCGCTGCATAAAGAGCATGAAACTGCTATTAAGTTCTTTAAGCGAGCCGTACAAGTAGATCCAGAATTTGTATATAGTTATACCCTATTGGGACATGAACTAGTGCTCACCGAAGAACTCGACCGAGCCATGGACTATTTCCGTTCGGCTGTGGTGCGTGATCCACGCCATTACAATGCCTGGTTTGGCATCGGTACCATTTACTCAAAACAGGAAAAATACGAATTGGCCGAGTTGCACTATATTAAGGCCTTGAAAATCAATCCACAAAATTCAGTTATACTTGTGCATATTGGTGCTATGCAATACTTTATGCAGAAGAAAGAACAGGCCTTGCAAACCCTTAATACCGCCGCAACATTAGATCCTAAAAATCCCCTGGCACGTTTCCATCGTGGTTCGATATACTTCTCGTTGGGTAAACATCAAGAGGCTTTGAAAGAACTTGAGGAACTCAAAGAAATCGTACCTAAGGAATCGGTTGTCTTCTATTTAATAGgaaaaattcataaaactttAGGCAATGTTGACTCGGCTCTCATGCACTTCAGTTGGGCCACCGATCTTGATCCCAAGGGTGCCAACAATCAAATTAAAGATGCCTTCGATTCTATGTCACATCCCTGTTGTCCCACTTCAATGAATGATCCCGGTCTAGATGCCGACTTAGAACCCATATCCGAACGTTCGGATGAATCAACCCAGGCCCAAGATGTCAACTACGATAGTGACTTTTAA